The stretch of DNA ACGGGCTGGGCATGATGCGCGAGCGCGCCGAAGCGGTGAAGGCCGGATTGACCCTTGCCAGCCGGCCGGGTCAGGGAACCGAAATCATCCTGCGTTGGCACGGAACGCCGAAACGCGAGGCACTATGACGGCGTCTCCCGCCCCGCGCATCCGCGTCCTGGTCGTCGACGACCACCCGATGGTCCGCCGCGGGCTGGCGACTTTCCTGAAGGCCTTCGATGATCTGGAATTGGCGGGCGAGGCCTCCGGCGGGCAGGAGGCCGTCCGGTTATGCGCCCAGGTCCGGCCGGATGTCGTATTAATGGACATGGTCATGTCGGATATGGATGGGGCGACTGCGACGCGGATCATCCGCAAGCAGTCGGAATCGATTCAAGTGATCGCGCTGACAAGTTTCAAGGAGGAGATCCTGGTCCAAAGCGCGCTGCAGGCCGGAGCCATCGGTTATCTCCTTAAAGACGTGTCGGCCGAAGAGCTGGCCCGGGCGATCCGTGCCGCATCCGCCGGGCGCGCCACCCTCTCGCCCGACGTCGCCGAGGTCATGGTTCATGCCGCCGGCCAGCCTCCCAAACCCGGTCTCGACCTGACGGATCGCGAGTGTGAGGTCCTGGCCCTGATGGTCGAGGGTTTGAACAATACGCAAATCGCCGAAAAATTGGGCGTGAGCCCGTCCACGATCAAATCCCACGTCAGCAATATCCTTGCCAAGCTCGACGCCTCCAGCCGCACCGAAGCCGTGGCCCTGGCTTTGCGCCACGGGCTCGTCACCTGACCGTCCGCTTTTCCCCCCCCCAAGTGGCGGAGAGAAACATCCGGCGGTCGATGGATGCCGCCGGGGAACGGCTGCACTATACTGGGAACATACTTTTTTGCCGGAACCTGATGACAGCCCGAAGTCGGTTTACAACCAGGCAGAAGGAGCTTTCCATGTCCATCGCAAAAGTAACGGAAATCATCGCGTCTTCCACAAAGAGCTTCGATGATGCCGTCCGGTTGGGCGTCGCGCGCGCCCATAAGACGCTCACGAACCTCAAATCCGCGTGGGTGGAGAACCAGCAGGTCCAGATAAACGACGAGGGTCAAATCACGGAATACCGGGTTCAGTTGAAGATCACCTTCATCCTGAGGGATTGACCGCCGGCTCATCCGGTCCCCGGCGCCGGTGGAGTTTCAACGTGGGGCGGGGATGCCGGCCAACCCCGGGGGAAATCCGCCCGCGCCTCCCCGGAGGGCGGAGGGCTCACGCACAACAAGAGAAAGTGCGGTATTCTCCCCTAAGTGGCGGAGAAAAAAACTCCCCGGCTGTTGGATGCGCCGGGGGAGCTTTATTTTATACTAATATTTGAGGGAGTCTTTATCCGCGGGTTTTGGGCGGCTGATGGAATACATCCGGAAAGGTTCCGAATCTCGCATGAAAGCCGCAACTCATAACCAAGAAACGATGACCGAGCGTCCCCTGCGCACTTCGGAGTTGCGTTACCGCCGCCTGTTTGAAGCGGCCCAGGACGGGATATTGCTCCTCGATGCCGAGACGGGAGCGATCACGGATGTCAATCCGTTCCTGATCAATTTACTGGGATTCTCCCGCGCCGAATTTATCGAAAAAAAGCTCTGGGAAGTGGGCGCGTTCAAGGATATCAAGGCCAGTCAGGATGCCTTCCAGGCGTTGCAGCATGATGAATACATCCGCTACAAGGATTTGCCCCTGAGGGCAAAAGACGGAAAGCTTATTCCGGTGGAATTCGTCAGCAACGTCTATTGGGAGGGCGGCAAGAAGGTCATTCAATGCAATATACGGGATATCACGGAGCGCAAATACGCGCAGGATGCCCTGCTTCGGAGCGAAGCGCTCCTGCGCGAGCAATCCGTCCGGGACCATCTGACCGGTCTATTCAACCGGCGGTATCTGGAAGAGACCTTCGAACGGGAGCTGCGGCGGGCCTCCCGGCGGGAGCTTTCCCTCGGTGTCATCATGCTGGATGTGGACGATTTCAAGCGGTTCAACGATGTTTACGGCCATGCCGCGGGCGACGCCATTCTGCGCCGGCTGGGCGAGATGCTGCTCGAGCAGGTCCGCGGGGAGGATATCCCGGCCCGTTATGGAGGCGACGAATTCATCCTCGTCATGCCGGACGCCTCCCGGGAGGTTACCCGGGAGCGGGCCGACCGCATTCGCGGGAATGCCCGCCATCTCAACATTCCATATGAGGGGAGGCAGCTTGAAATTATCACGCTTTCGCTGGGTGTCGCGGTCTTCCCCGAGGACGGATCCACCAGCGCGGCCGTCTTGCGGGCCGCCGATCAATCGCTGTACCGCGCCAAGCGTAATGGGCGCAACCGGGTGGGCGCGGCGGATTGAGCGCTTTTTGGCTTGAAATAGAACGAGCCCATAGGAAAAACCGCGCCCTAAATCCCCTGTTGCCGGGGATCGGATGGAGCGCATAGATGAACGCCGAGCCTGCACACAATTTTCCCGTTCTTCCTACGGCGGCCACAGCCTGATTGTCACTTATGTGTGGGGCATCCTGGCTGGAACCAGCGGTAAACGCTGGCACGAATGGTGGCCGCTCCGCGGAAATCACCACGGGGAATGCCGGACTAAAGAGAAGATCGGGAAAAACGAGGACGACGAAGTCCATCGCGGCGATCCGGGCGCGTATGCGGTGGACGACTCTTCTTCCGGACCTGAAGAATATGAAATCAACGAGCCGGAAACCAACCGCGAAAACGACGATTTTTTTTCACTTGCGGGAATTGCGGCCGGGAGGTTGAATTCGGCCGGTCCCGTCCGGAGCGTCACGGCCTGATCATGCCGGTTGAATTCTCGGACTTCATTCCATCGCTAGCCTGGCCGGATCCCAAATATGCGGATCGCCGGCGGCGGAAGGGCTGGGGGCGGACGAAGGATGCCGGTCCCGCGTGAGGGGTCCGGATACCCTGCAAACCTCTGGGCCCGGCAATAAGCGGAGAACCCTTCTCTTTGGATCTCCGCCAAGTGGCGGAGATCAATACTCCCCGGCCGTTGGATGCGGCCGGGGAGTATCTGGTATAGGATGAAAGTATGGCCCGCGTATATCTATCCGATGCTAACCACGAAGAGCGCTCCGCCCTCCGCCTGCTGCTCCAGGACTTGAACATGGAGGTCATCGGCGAAGCGGCCGATTGGGCGACCACCATCGTTCAGGCGCCGAGCCGCCGCGCCGACATGCTGCTGGTGGATTGGAGTTTGCTCCCACGCTCGCCGACGGCGGCGCTGCAAGAGCTCCGCAAGGCCTGCCCGGCCGCGCTGGTCATCGTCCTGATCAGCCATCTGGACGCCCGCCAGCAGGCCGCGCTCTCCGCCGGCGCCGATGCGTTCATCAGCAAAGGCGAGACCCCCG from Anaerolineales bacterium encodes:
- a CDS encoding GGDEF domain-containing protein — translated: MTERPLRTSELRYRRLFEAAQDGILLLDAETGAITDVNPFLINLLGFSRAEFIEKKLWEVGAFKDIKASQDAFQALQHDEYIRYKDLPLRAKDGKLIPVEFVSNVYWEGGKKVIQCNIRDITERKYAQDALLRSEALLREQSVRDHLTGLFNRRYLEETFERELRRASRRELSLGVIMLDVDDFKRFNDVYGHAAGDAILRRLGEMLLEQVRGEDIPARYGGDEFILVMPDASREVTRERADRIRGNARHLNIPYEGRQLEIITLSLGVAVFPEDGSTSAAVLRAADQSLYRAKRNGRNRVGAAD
- a CDS encoding response regulator transcription factor; amino-acid sequence: MARVYLSDANHEERSALRLLLQDLNMEVIGEAADWATTIVQAPSRRADMLLVDWSLLPRSPTAALQELRKACPAALVIVLISHLDARQQAALSAGADAFISKGETPERVAERLRMAVAGVSVK
- a CDS encoding dodecin domain-containing protein, with amino-acid sequence MSIAKVTEIIASSTKSFDDAVRLGVARAHKTLTNLKSAWVENQQVQINDEGQITEYRVQLKITFILRD
- a CDS encoding response regulator transcription factor, producing MTASPAPRIRVLVVDDHPMVRRGLATFLKAFDDLELAGEASGGQEAVRLCAQVRPDVVLMDMVMSDMDGATATRIIRKQSESIQVIALTSFKEEILVQSALQAGAIGYLLKDVSAEELARAIRAASAGRATLSPDVAEVMVHAAGQPPKPGLDLTDRECEVLALMVEGLNNTQIAEKLGVSPSTIKSHVSNILAKLDASSRTEAVALALRHGLVT